The proteins below are encoded in one region of Peribacillus muralis:
- a CDS encoding DUF1641 domain-containing protein: MAKAIKQIRKETADPQEEQSKAITDIVAALAENRDAIMETIGIVRQLHDMGVLNTVNGLLEKRVDVGVIAVQQLNQPSMHNTIKNGMNAFNFLGQLNPDQLQTVLNGVSHGMDKLAENIDKHEKVSLWQLGNSIRNPEVRTSLTTMLGFLEGMGEAFQGDKRELH; this comes from the coding sequence TTGGCGAAAGCAATCAAGCAAATTAGAAAAGAAACCGCAGATCCCCAAGAAGAGCAATCAAAAGCGATCACAGACATTGTGGCAGCATTGGCAGAGAACCGAGATGCGATCATGGAGACAATTGGAATCGTAAGGCAACTCCATGATATGGGTGTTTTGAATACGGTGAATGGGCTCCTGGAGAAACGGGTTGATGTAGGGGTGATTGCCGTTCAACAGCTCAATCAGCCTAGTATGCATAATACAATCAAGAATGGCATGAATGCCTTTAACTTCCTTGGCCAATTGAATCCCGATCAGTTACAAACAGTTCTGAATGGAGTAAGTCATGGTATGGATAAATTGGCAGAGAATATAGATAAACACGAAAAAGTGAGCTTATGGCAACTAGGAAATAGTATTCGAAATCCGGAAGTAAGAACCTCCCTGACGACTATGTTGGGCTTTTTAGAAGGAATGGGAGAGGCATTTCAAGGAGATAAGCGAGAGCTGCACTAA
- a CDS encoding heavy-metal-associated domain-containing protein, with protein sequence MENGVLKVEGMRNENDVNKVLHALNEVWGVSEVEVSLANKLVTFSYDEKAASQVDFLQAVKDTGFYIKEV encoded by the coding sequence GTGGAAAATGGAGTTCTTAAAGTGGAAGGTATGAGAAATGAGAATGATGTTAATAAAGTTCTTCATGCTTTAAACGAAGTCTGGGGAGTAAGTGAAGTTGAAGTTAGCTTGGCAAACAAGCTGGTTACATTTAGCTATGATGAGAAAGCAGCCTCTCAAGTAGATTTTCTTCAGGCTGTGAAAGATACGGGATTCTACATTAAAGAAGTGTAG
- a CDS encoding LysR family transcriptional regulator, giving the protein MNIDHIEAFMYVVHFNSFHKAAEAMFLSQPTVSARIKTLEGELDSELFERQGRGIILTEKGKAFIPFAEQIIRTFQQGKKQLKAGSDLEEITIGANIITSQYFIPFALPLWKKNNPGLRFKFISATNEELLDKLLRKQVDIAFMKEVTHSGLRNHKTLDNSIRLVVYPGHPFQVQTELSVQTLAMEPLVFFECGAFDWNQVHKIFEVSNVEPRIEFQVNHLEVAKSLIVSGSCIGFLPYLCIKKELEEGTLVEVDVSHLIKIKQHIYLTHINQGMEAPLLWNDILFSIQEFGQNRHPSPLQSNR; this is encoded by the coding sequence ATGAATATTGATCATATTGAAGCTTTTATGTATGTGGTTCACTTTAATAGCTTCCATAAAGCCGCAGAGGCGATGTTTTTATCACAACCAACGGTTTCTGCCAGAATCAAGACGCTTGAGGGGGAGCTCGATTCGGAACTGTTCGAAAGGCAAGGGAGGGGGATCATTTTAACCGAGAAAGGGAAAGCCTTCATTCCATTTGCGGAACAGATCATTCGTACCTTTCAACAGGGGAAAAAGCAGCTGAAGGCCGGAAGTGATCTGGAGGAAATAACGATTGGGGCCAATATCATTACATCGCAATACTTTATTCCATTCGCCCTTCCTCTCTGGAAAAAGAACAATCCAGGTTTACGCTTTAAATTCATATCTGCAACAAATGAGGAATTACTGGATAAATTGCTCCGGAAGCAGGTTGATATTGCCTTCATGAAGGAGGTTACACATAGTGGGCTGAGAAATCACAAGACGCTTGATAATTCGATTCGATTAGTCGTATATCCAGGACATCCTTTTCAAGTTCAAACCGAGCTTTCTGTGCAGACCCTGGCAATGGAGCCACTCGTATTTTTTGAGTGCGGTGCATTCGACTGGAATCAGGTTCATAAAATATTTGAAGTCTCTAACGTGGAGCCGCGGATAGAATTTCAAGTTAATCACCTGGAAGTGGCTAAATCATTGATTGTTAGCGGAAGCTGTATCGGGTTTTTACCGTATTTATGCATTAAAAAGGAGTTAGAAGAGGGTACGTTGGTTGAAGTGGACGTGTCACATTTAATCAAGATAAAGCAGCACATCTACCTAACCCACATAAATCAAGGTATGGAGGCTCCTTTATTATGGAATGACATCCTTTTTTCAATACAGGAATTCGGACAAAATCGTCATCCCTCACCGTTACAATCGAATCGATAG
- a CDS encoding LLM class flavin-dependent oxidoreductase — translation MSYTLGILDQSPIFPGSTAFDALQQTIKLAKYAEEWGYNRFWVSEHHHAETLAGSSPEVLISHLLAQTNSIRVGSGGVMLQHYSPYKVAENFHVLSNLAPGRVDLGIGKAPGGLPLSTKALQHGTVNDGKDFEERLSFLQKIIENSINDTHPLASVQATPLPSIKPEMFLLGASADSARLAANLGIAYVFARFINSNETVLDDAARIYRSNFPTGSFKISVAVIAAPSQHEAIQLIGDQKIVKVHLKSGRSVTVQTLEQAEIFAKQAGEAYEIEEQDSNIIAGTPTYVKERLTNLHEKYGVDEFILHTPVLKEAERLRSFQLLSPLQSALPEGKHVTSQG, via the coding sequence ATGAGTTATACGCTTGGCATTTTAGATCAGAGTCCGATATTTCCCGGTTCTACAGCATTTGATGCATTACAGCAAACCATTAAACTGGCTAAATACGCAGAAGAGTGGGGGTATAATCGTTTCTGGGTATCGGAACATCATCATGCCGAAACCTTGGCGGGATCTTCACCGGAGGTATTGATATCGCATCTTTTAGCCCAAACAAACTCGATTCGAGTAGGGTCGGGAGGTGTCATGCTTCAGCATTATAGTCCGTATAAAGTGGCGGAAAACTTTCATGTGTTATCGAATCTTGCACCTGGCAGAGTGGATCTTGGCATCGGAAAGGCACCGGGGGGACTCCCTTTGTCAACGAAGGCGCTGCAGCATGGTACCGTGAATGATGGAAAAGATTTCGAAGAGAGGTTATCTTTCTTGCAAAAGATAATTGAAAATTCGATTAATGATACCCATCCTCTCGCAAGCGTTCAAGCAACACCGCTTCCGTCGATAAAACCAGAAATGTTCCTGCTCGGGGCGAGTGCAGACAGTGCGAGGCTAGCTGCCAATCTTGGTATCGCTTATGTATTTGCCCGGTTCATCAATAGTAATGAGACTGTACTCGATGATGCTGCACGCATTTACAGAAGCAACTTTCCGACTGGGAGCTTTAAGATATCGGTTGCCGTGATTGCCGCTCCTTCACAGCACGAAGCAATCCAGCTAATCGGTGATCAAAAAATAGTGAAAGTCCATCTCAAAAGCGGTCGTTCAGTGACGGTCCAAACACTTGAGCAAGCAGAGATATTTGCGAAGCAGGCTGGGGAAGCATACGAAATTGAAGAACAGGATTCCAATATTATTGCTGGAACCCCCACTTATGTAAAAGAACGGTTAACCAATTTGCATGAAAAATACGGGGTAGATGAGTTCATCTTACATACACCGGTTTTAAAAGAAGCGGAAAGATTACGATCCTTCCAATTATTGAGCCCGCTTCAATCAGCCTTACCTGAAGGGAAACACGTAACGAGCCAAGGGTGA
- a CDS encoding LLM class flavin-dependent oxidoreductase, which produces MSERGKLKLGALIHGVGGSISGWRHPDIQADASVSIEFYTEQARKAEEGKFDLLFIADGLYINEKSIPHFLNRFEPLTLLSALAAVTTRIGLVGTVSTSYSEPFTVARQFASLDHISHGRGGWNLVTTPLENTALNYNKTIEEHPDHAKRYRIASEYIQVTKGLWDSWEDDAFIRDKESGKFFEPSKMHQLNHKGEFFSVQGPLNIARSKQGRPVIFQAGSSEDGKNLAAKDADAIFTGHPTLEEAQKFYQDVKNRASAFGRNPDDIVILPGIAPIIGATDEAAENKYQELANLVSVEKALDYLGRYFDHHDFTQYDVDAPFPDLGDIGKNSFRSTTDRIKQEAKEKHLTLRQVALNESTPRTPFIGTPEKVADLMQQWFEEKGADGFIFASSVPNALNDFVLHVVPILQQRGIYRTEYEADTLRGNLGLPFPENRYAKEKIKQ; this is translated from the coding sequence ATGTCTGAGCGGGGAAAGTTGAAATTAGGAGCGCTTATTCATGGAGTTGGAGGAAGCATATCTGGTTGGAGGCATCCTGACATACAAGCGGATGCCAGTGTCAGTATCGAATTTTATACGGAGCAGGCCCGGAAGGCCGAAGAGGGAAAATTTGATTTATTATTCATCGCTGACGGTTTATATATCAACGAGAAATCAATTCCCCATTTCTTGAATCGATTTGAGCCACTTACCCTGTTGTCCGCACTTGCAGCCGTGACGACAAGGATAGGGCTTGTCGGTACTGTTTCCACTTCGTATAGTGAACCATTTACTGTAGCCCGGCAATTTGCTTCACTTGATCACATCAGTCATGGACGCGGCGGATGGAACCTTGTTACGACACCTCTTGAAAATACTGCCTTGAACTATAACAAAACCATTGAAGAACATCCCGATCATGCCAAACGCTATCGCATTGCTTCGGAATATATCCAGGTCACGAAAGGATTATGGGATTCATGGGAGGATGATGCGTTTATTCGGGATAAGGAGTCGGGTAAGTTTTTTGAGCCTTCAAAAATGCACCAATTAAATCATAAAGGCGAATTTTTCTCTGTACAGGGACCGCTTAACATTGCTCGATCCAAACAGGGGCGTCCGGTCATTTTCCAAGCTGGTTCATCCGAAGACGGCAAAAATCTTGCTGCTAAAGATGCGGATGCAATTTTTACAGGTCACCCAACATTGGAAGAGGCGCAGAAGTTTTATCAAGATGTTAAAAACAGGGCCAGTGCATTTGGGAGAAACCCCGATGATATCGTCATCCTGCCGGGTATCGCCCCAATCATCGGCGCAACTGATGAAGCGGCAGAGAACAAATATCAAGAACTTGCTAATCTTGTTTCCGTAGAGAAGGCGCTCGATTATTTGGGACGGTACTTTGATCATCATGATTTTACGCAATATGATGTGGATGCCCCTTTCCCGGATCTAGGGGACATCGGAAAAAACAGTTTCCGAAGTACGACCGATCGAATTAAACAGGAGGCCAAGGAGAAACATTTGACGCTCCGTCAAGTGGCCCTTAATGAATCTACACCCCGTACTCCCTTTATAGGAACTCCAGAGAAAGTGGCGGATTTGATGCAGCAATGGTTCGAAGAGAAGGGGGCGGACGGATTCATCTTTGCTTCAAGTGTCCCGAACGCTTTGAATGACTTTGTTCTCCATGTGGTTCCCATCCTACAACAAAGGGGGATATATCGTACTGAATATGAAGCAGATACATTAAGGGGCAACCTGGGGCTGCCGTTTCCGGAAAATCGTTATGCGAAAGAAAAAATCAAACAATAA
- a CDS encoding glutaredoxin family protein, with amino-acid sequence MGEQLSVVVWSKQGCHYCEDVKQYLKEKGIAYQTVDVTNQDERRDILEIKYGVRYVPIIEIGRGNVYEAVTEVGITHLEKALDRYHHKNPAF; translated from the coding sequence ATGGGAGAACAGCTATCTGTCGTCGTTTGGTCAAAACAAGGCTGCCACTATTGCGAGGATGTTAAACAATACTTAAAGGAAAAGGGCATTGCTTATCAAACGGTGGATGTTACCAACCAGGATGAACGGCGCGATATTTTAGAAATCAAATATGGCGTCCGGTATGTGCCCATTATTGAAATCGGGCGGGGGAACGTCTATGAGGCCGTTACAGAAGTCGGCATCACCCATCTTGAAAAAGCACTTGACCGGTACCATCACAAAAATCCAGCATTTTAA
- a CDS encoding GNAT family N-acetyltransferase, whose protein sequence is MSQLIRLATVTDASEVLGVTLRAYEPIRDLNIKFLAATADLQLVTNNIRRNLTYVLEQDGQIVSTVTVRHPWNDPEHFSPYPFIWWFAVDPLYKQKGIGSALLTWVEENMLRDQVKAPAVYLATADRHPWLVSIYERRGYEIFAERVHDGEKIVYLRKILDETLYRIKNHWLVNKNVGGN, encoded by the coding sequence ATGTCACAGCTAATCCGTCTTGCTACTGTTACGGATGCATCTGAAGTGCTGGGGGTCACGCTTAGGGCGTATGAACCGATTAGGGATTTGAATATTAAATTTTTGGCTGCGACGGCTGATTTGCAGTTAGTGACGAATAATATTCGGCGGAATCTCACTTACGTATTAGAACAGGATGGCCAAATTGTATCGACCGTGACCGTTCGCCATCCATGGAATGATCCCGAGCATTTCAGTCCCTACCCCTTCATTTGGTGGTTTGCGGTAGATCCATTATATAAGCAAAAAGGCATCGGATCGGCTTTGTTAACTTGGGTGGAAGAAAATATGCTTCGGGATCAGGTGAAAGCGCCGGCTGTCTATTTGGCGACAGCCGATCGCCACCCTTGGCTTGTATCCATTTATGAAAGAAGAGGCTATGAGATTTTTGCCGAACGAGTTCACGATGGCGAAAAGATTGTCTACCTACGTAAAATTCTAGATGAAACGCTGTACCGCATCAAGAACCATTGGTTAGTCAATAAAAATGTCGGGGGAAATTGA
- a CDS encoding transporter substrate-binding domain-containing protein: MKKILFLVMALLLTVLGACSSKETSSTAKSNTGDTGNEKVQKIIVGTGTQFPNICFLDKNGKLTGYDVELVRQIDEKLPEYEFEFKTMDFSNLLLSLETNKIDFVAHQMEVNDERKKKFLFNEEPYNVFPLQVTVHKDNNDIHSIKDLKGKKAIVSATSNSAVFLEKYNKENNAGIDIIYSGQGADDTKNQIKTGRADATITTPFAVDFLNEQADAQQKVVGEPLLNSKVYFLLRKDETPLQKRIDEALVELKKEGAVSELSKKWLGADYSVGF; the protein is encoded by the coding sequence ATGAAAAAAATATTATTTTTGGTGATGGCACTGCTGCTGACTGTTTTAGGAGCTTGCTCTTCGAAAGAAACATCGAGTACAGCAAAATCAAATACTGGGGATACTGGAAATGAAAAGGTTCAGAAAATCATTGTAGGAACAGGCACGCAATTCCCGAACATTTGCTTTTTGGATAAGAACGGTAAACTGACAGGTTATGATGTCGAGTTGGTTCGCCAAATCGATGAAAAGCTGCCGGAATATGAATTTGAATTTAAAACGATGGATTTTTCCAATCTATTATTAAGTTTAGAAACGAATAAAATCGATTTTGTTGCTCATCAAATGGAAGTGAATGACGAACGAAAAAAGAAATTTCTCTTTAATGAGGAACCATACAATGTCTTTCCCCTTCAAGTTACCGTTCATAAGGACAACAATGACATTCATTCCATTAAAGATCTAAAAGGAAAAAAAGCGATAGTGAGTGCAACGAGCAATTCAGCCGTTTTTCTTGAAAAGTACAATAAAGAAAATAATGCCGGCATTGATATCATCTATTCAGGCCAAGGGGCGGATGATACGAAGAATCAAATCAAAACGGGCCGGGCAGATGCTACCATCACGACACCATTTGCAGTCGACTTCTTGAATGAACAAGCAGATGCACAGCAAAAGGTCGTAGGTGAACCGCTGCTTAATTCAAAGGTATACTTTTTGCTAAGAAAGGATGAAACGCCTTTACAGAAAAGAATTGATGAAGCACTTGTGGAGCTGAAAAAGGAAGGCGCAGTGAGCGAGCTTAGTAAAAAGTGGCTGGGTGCTGATTATTCAGTCGGATTTTAA
- a CDS encoding amino acid ABC transporter permease, whose translation MGKSFDLSLIVDFVPTLIHYLGVTLQILAASVSLGMILGIAAAILRVFRIPILNQFVILYISFIRGTPILIQLFLVFYGLPAILLFINIDISRMEALYFVIITYALSSGAHFAEIFRGAIKAVDHGQTEAAYSVGMNNSQSFFRIVLPQAIRIAFPNIANAIIGSLKDTSLAFTIGVMDMMGRGETLIAATAHGLEVYLSLSIIYYAVVLLFEKIFRLYENRINRHQAINVSATG comes from the coding sequence ATGGGGAAATCATTCGATCTTTCTTTAATAGTCGATTTCGTACCGACTTTAATCCATTATTTAGGGGTCACGTTACAGATTCTGGCAGCATCGGTTTCATTAGGGATGATCCTTGGGATAGCGGCTGCCATCCTGAGGGTATTCCGTATCCCGATCTTGAATCAATTTGTCATATTGTATATTTCCTTCATTCGGGGAACCCCCATTTTAATCCAACTATTTCTAGTGTTTTATGGGCTTCCTGCAATCCTTTTATTCATTAACATCGATATTTCAAGAATGGAGGCTCTGTATTTTGTCATTATTACTTACGCACTAAGTAGTGGGGCGCATTTTGCGGAGATTTTTCGAGGGGCGATAAAGGCTGTCGATCATGGGCAAACGGAAGCAGCCTATTCAGTGGGGATGAATAATAGCCAAAGTTTTTTTAGGATCGTGCTTCCACAGGCAATAAGGATCGCTTTTCCGAATATCGCTAACGCCATCATCGGATCATTGAAGGATACCTCTCTTGCCTTCACCATCGGTGTGATGGATATGATGGGGAGAGGGGAGACATTGATTGCTGCTACGGCACATGGTCTCGAAGTCTATCTCTCTTTATCCATCATCTATTATGCAGTCGTACTATTGTTCGAGAAGATATTTAGATTGTATGAAAATCGCATCAACCGGCATCAGGCAATCAATGTGTCTGCTACTGGATAA
- a CDS encoding amino acid ABC transporter permease produces MTIDILFIWTAFKEILKALPTTLFLTIIPLFAGFLIGLAVALIRIYKVKYLAGVANGYVSFFRGTPIIMHIMLIYFGFPLLIDLISAKFDWGIQSNSIPISLFVLTALSLSAGAYLSEIFRSGIISVSTGQMEAAYSVGMNTFQAMTRIVLPQAMAQSIPNFTNIFIGFLHTSSIAFIVSQKEMTGAANIVASTNLKFLESFIAAGFIYWGLTIIAEGLSFLIEKKATAYNRGGVQ; encoded by the coding sequence TTGACGATTGATATTCTATTTATCTGGACTGCATTCAAGGAGATTTTGAAGGCACTTCCCACTACGCTTTTCTTGACGATCATTCCTCTTTTTGCAGGTTTTCTAATCGGTCTCGCCGTTGCCTTGATCAGGATTTATAAAGTGAAATATCTAGCTGGAGTGGCAAATGGATATGTATCTTTCTTTAGAGGAACGCCGATCATCATGCACATCATGCTCATTTATTTCGGTTTTCCCCTATTGATCGATCTAATTTCCGCGAAATTCGATTGGGGCATTCAATCTAATTCCATCCCGATCAGTTTATTCGTCTTGACCGCCTTATCGTTGAGTGCGGGTGCTTATTTATCGGAGATATTCAGGTCGGGAATCATCAGTGTCTCAACTGGACAAATGGAGGCAGCGTACTCTGTGGGCATGAATACATTTCAAGCGATGACACGCATCGTTCTGCCTCAGGCAATGGCTCAATCCATTCCGAATTTCACGAATATTTTCATTGGATTTTTGCATACGTCATCGATCGCTTTCATCGTATCTCAAAAGGAAATGACAGGTGCAGCCAATATAGTTGCATCCACCAATTTGAAATTTTTGGAGTCCTTTATCGCTGCTGGTTTCATTTACTGGGGTCTCACAATCATTGCGGAGGGACTTTCGTTTTTGATTGAGAAAAAAGCCACTGCCTATAATCGAGGAGGAGTACAATGA
- a CDS encoding amino acid ABC transporter ATP-binding protein, giving the protein MINLKDIKKSFNRQPVLKGINLKVGKGEVVTILGPSGSGKTTLLRCLNFLDKPDEGIVQVGDVQVKSKKATKREILSLRRQSAMVFQHYNLFAHKTVLENVMEGLIVTKKYKKAEAKRESELLLEKVGLGDKHNHFPSQLSGGQQQRVGIARALALNPEVILFDEPTSALDPELVGEVLSVIKTIAQEGITMVIVTHEMSFAREVSDRVLFMDGGVIVEEGSPLEIFNAPKEERTRQFLNRISRDTPISYLKEKAN; this is encoded by the coding sequence ATGATTAATTTAAAAGATATAAAAAAATCATTTAACCGGCAGCCCGTCTTAAAAGGAATCAATTTGAAAGTAGGCAAGGGTGAAGTAGTGACCATTCTTGGACCAAGCGGATCTGGAAAAACAACCTTGCTTAGGTGCTTGAACTTTCTGGATAAACCAGATGAGGGCATCGTTCAAGTGGGAGATGTACAGGTGAAGTCCAAGAAGGCGACCAAAAGGGAAATCTTGTCTCTTAGAAGACAATCGGCGATGGTTTTTCAGCATTATAATTTATTTGCTCATAAAACCGTTTTGGAAAACGTAATGGAAGGGTTAATTGTTACAAAAAAATATAAGAAAGCGGAAGCAAAACGAGAAAGTGAGCTTCTGCTGGAGAAAGTAGGGTTAGGAGATAAGCATAACCATTTCCCTTCGCAATTGTCAGGAGGTCAACAGCAACGTGTTGGAATTGCCAGGGCCCTTGCTTTAAATCCGGAAGTCATCCTATTCGATGAGCCAACATCGGCATTGGACCCCGAGTTGGTCGGGGAGGTGCTTTCGGTAATAAAAACCATTGCACAGGAAGGCATCACGATGGTGATTGTAACCCATGAAATGAGTTTTGCCAGAGAGGTATCCGATCGAGTTCTCTTCATGGACGGCGGGGTCATCGTGGAAGAAGGGTCACCACTTGAAATTTTCAATGCACCAAAAGAAGAGCGGACACGACAATTCTTGAACAGGATATCAAGGGATACTCCCATATCGTATCTAAAAGAAAAAGCCAATTGA
- a CDS encoding GNAT family N-acetyltransferase, translating to MTHPIVVNELIEEDKEKVRRLLVESYQQYEFEYSNPEAWRGYLNNIQSSLDNPHVDKVLVAKCQEDILGTLQLFRSSEKAYEKPELGISSPIIRLLAVHPQSRGRGIAQELLKASVHYAKAQGASSLYLHSTDKMHKAIKLYEWFGFIRDQTKEFQNHDILVKCYRLDL from the coding sequence ATGACTCATCCAATCGTAGTCAATGAATTGATTGAAGAAGACAAAGAGAAGGTCCGCCGTTTATTGGTGGAAAGTTATCAACAGTATGAATTTGAATATTCGAACCCGGAAGCTTGGAGAGGATATTTAAATAATATTCAATCATCCTTGGATAATCCACATGTTGATAAGGTATTGGTTGCAAAGTGCCAAGAAGATATCCTTGGTACATTACAGCTTTTTCGGTCATCTGAAAAGGCATATGAAAAGCCTGAACTTGGAATTTCTTCACCAATCATTCGTTTATTGGCCGTTCATCCCCAGTCAAGGGGGCGCGGTATCGCACAGGAATTATTAAAAGCCAGTGTACATTATGCAAAAGCGCAAGGGGCATCCAGTTTGTATCTGCATTCTACTGATAAGATGCATAAAGCGATTAAACTATATGAATGGTTTGGCTTTATACGGGATCAAACGAAGGAATTCCAAAATCATGATATTTTAGTGAAATGCTATCGCTTGGATTTATAG
- a CDS encoding amidohydrolase — MGRELENRLIAIRRHLHQYPELSNEEFETTKSIQKWLREKDIEIRQTGLKTGVFADIKGGKQGPTIAIRADIDALPIEEKTGLPFASKVKGVMHACGHDFHTAAVIGAAYLLKECQSELGGTVRLLFQQAEELGGGAAHVIKDGQIDDVAAIIGLHNKPDLPVGTIGIKEGALMAAVDRFQIVLQGKGSHAAIPQSGNDPIAASAQLITALQTIVSRNVSPLESAVVSVTRITGGSTWNVIPGEVTLEGTIRTFESAIREEVKHKFHSIVNNIAAAFSQEAVIDWFPGPPALHNHPAITEMARSSALGQTLDVIDPEPSMGGEDFAYYLQHIPGTFAFFGTNGNEDWHHPAFTIDEKAIMKAAYFLSESVKDLLKNHDKW, encoded by the coding sequence ATGGGGCGAGAGTTGGAAAACCGTTTAATAGCGATACGGCGTCATTTACATCAATATCCGGAGTTATCCAATGAAGAATTCGAAACGACCAAGTCGATTCAAAAGTGGCTTAGGGAAAAGGATATAGAAATCCGTCAGACAGGATTGAAAACAGGTGTTTTTGCAGATATAAAGGGTGGAAAGCAAGGACCGACAATTGCAATACGGGCGGATATCGATGCTCTCCCGATCGAGGAGAAAACCGGGCTTCCATTTGCTTCAAAAGTAAAAGGAGTGATGCATGCCTGCGGGCACGACTTCCATACCGCAGCTGTCATTGGCGCTGCTTATTTGTTAAAGGAATGTCAATCGGAGCTGGGTGGAACCGTGCGCTTGCTTTTTCAACAAGCAGAAGAATTAGGTGGCGGTGCTGCGCATGTGATAAAGGATGGTCAAATCGATGATGTGGCTGCCATAATCGGATTGCATAATAAACCGGATTTACCTGTCGGGACCATAGGGATAAAAGAAGGAGCGTTAATGGCGGCAGTTGACCGTTTTCAGATTGTGCTTCAAGGCAAGGGCAGTCACGCAGCGATCCCTCAAAGTGGAAATGATCCAATAGCAGCGAGTGCCCAGCTTATTACGGCATTACAAACCATCGTCAGCAGAAATGTATCCCCACTGGAAAGTGCTGTGGTGAGCGTGACGAGGATAACAGGTGGAAGCACGTGGAATGTAATTCCGGGTGAAGTCACACTTGAAGGAACGATCCGGACTTTTGAGTCTGCAATACGGGAGGAAGTAAAGCATAAATTTCATTCGATCGTAAATAATATCGCGGCTGCTTTTTCACAGGAAGCTGTTATTGACTGGTTTCCAGGGCCACCTGCGCTTCACAACCATCCAGCTATTACAGAGATGGCACGAAGTTCCGCTTTGGGGCAAACTTTAGATGTAATCGATCCAGAACCTTCTATGGGTGGGGAAGATTTCGCTTATTACCTTCAACATATTCCCGGTACTTTTGCCTTTTTTGGTACGAACGGAAACGAAGACTGGCATCACCCTGCTTTTACGATTGATGAAAAAGCGATAATGAAAGCCGCCTATTTTTTATCTGAAAGTGTCAAAGATTTATTGAAAAACCATGATAAGTGGTGA
- a CDS encoding glucose-1-dehydrogenase, whose product MYKDLEKKVVVITGAAKGLGKAMAERFGKEKAHVVLNYHTENDDHKDIIKTIEAAGGKAAAIQGDVSKEADIKKLLSFAVDTFGTVDIMINNAGIENEVPSEKLTLEDWQRVIDVNLTGMFLASREAISYMLDHDIKGNIINMSSVHDRIPWPHFVHYAASKGGVKMMTETLALEYAPKGIRINNISPGAIDTPINAEKFNDPKAKQEVIDLIPMGYIGKPEQIAACAAWLASAESSYVTGLTLYADGGMTKYPGFQAGKG is encoded by the coding sequence ATGTATAAAGATTTAGAGAAAAAAGTGGTCGTCATCACCGGAGCGGCAAAAGGGCTAGGAAAAGCCATGGCCGAAAGGTTCGGTAAGGAAAAGGCACATGTAGTGCTGAACTATCACACTGAAAATGACGATCATAAGGATATCATCAAAACGATCGAAGCAGCCGGGGGCAAAGCGGCGGCCATCCAAGGCGACGTTTCAAAGGAAGCGGATATTAAGAAACTGCTTTCATTCGCGGTCGATACGTTCGGCACAGTCGACATCATGATCAACAATGCCGGGATTGAAAATGAAGTGCCAAGTGAAAAATTGACACTTGAGGATTGGCAGAGGGTCATTGATGTAAATCTAACCGGGATGTTCCTGGCAAGCAGGGAAGCGATCAGCTATATGCTAGACCATGACATTAAGGGGAATATCATAAACATGTCCTCCGTTCATGATCGAATCCCTTGGCCTCATTTTGTTCACTATGCAGCTAGTAAAGGCGGAGTGAAGATGATGACCGAAACCCTTGCACTTGAGTACGCCCCTAAAGGGATTCGCATCAATAACATATCCCCTGGCGCAATCGACACGCCCATCAATGCCGAAAAGTTCAATGACCCAAAAGCGAAACAAGAGGTCATCGACTTAATTCCAATGGGATATATCGGTAAACCGGAACAGATTGCCGCTTGTGCTGCTTGGCTAGCCTCAGCTGAATCAAGTTACGTAACGGGCTTGACCTTATACGCTGATGGCGGAATGACGAAATATCCTGGATTCCAAGCAGGAAAAGGCTGA